Proteins found in one Pseudopipra pipra isolate bDixPip1 chromosome 19, bDixPip1.hap1, whole genome shotgun sequence genomic segment:
- the ATAD5 gene encoding ATPase family AAA domain-containing protein 5 isoform X1 encodes MVGRVAVAAAAASPPLLLAGDDGGAQPCKKRREEDASVKTITRYFSPLAKPVDKALSSPKPNNILDYFKKTSVTEKATLPVGDGEDKPVLDADDKDCKSAFKPSLKRKRKGKKVNLNHKLKEPENDHEIGISSDDSRVATGLQQDSSDFIATCTLVDQKCARELAEDDVERENFSNAVLSRKNAKNAGSETNGSKNRIRKSRKRKHKANMDLSESFSSENQMNETCKKEAEEEKNTVAESDAAPGDSSFEVPTDDGTSQVNNCIITVSFEDFLKSQGENNAEEDTKPTVGTGATANEGDKSDGVPEPEKCEESQQLPLRTVTVLAQVHSIPPKLPPLHKEQKGSRKIASIFLKQKGRGGEKESSPPLLDCEQTEQVTQKRKSNVVIEEEELELAVLETAGMDSLKPKCSLEEKHQFMKAFRQPTSDVTKSGVKKAPGKQKQASAKLSKEKEGPEDAIPSNKQLEGGIPEDHVDRYTHSSPKSNRTKPKRSRKVQKKGSRRRKASETKETPVSSTSNCMGEVDSSADFLTVENTPDVIILSSPKVNKLRRSLRQQKIQTSTNITAKKARIRTALSADELSPLQASTPKASRQSSKKSSMYRAEVITVPCDGNSPIRMRFTRISAAKKSNRAGAMKNEEFHSKNTKINSASKNRCKAKQLVEKAKAIQQNRSKGHEDSPAPVRRSSRQRALAERRKSQDSDESVIILDSSVSSVTTTEQSVKPKKLRSLNDVLGKKSKNLKVVKNSKGKLGYPPPCLGRSAQNSAGGPIVIFDESSRDASENSQDDDQFRAKREFLMSGLPESLKRQIAKKAAAMEAYSLASSCFKTVVHVQQKDDCCPMWKLQSPSCPLVTKLRDLNAEVTNVTKITLSLGEFSTVNSKRPGNCSAPVLSGHRPVFPDPFRKDLLDEILSSNSQFPVKKHFRKFLRKQTEHLALENSLQESRDGTANSEADQKHPDNSKETKRKRKETEERKSKRRKQIEGTESEIKSRVSRNLISPVSGEKQAETGQTTHLGRSKTQKAEDTGCLSEPSALSGVEKEDTLWTEKYQPQDSSELVGNKKEIERLHSWLKEWKKRADLEEKRNQKGEKEDKEHEDSLSSLDFKDNKSDIEEETSLCNTVLITGPPGVGKTAAVYACAQELGFKIFEVNASCQRSGRQILSQLREATQSHQVDKKGVNAHKPCFFNSCSTAKSPKKMYSPKKVISPRKPPLSPKGAGLKRNLAPKTLANYFKISSKHKGSDGEVTAEEKNRGNTQNSLEEKKDAQTKSISKEEGGEHNRKSATSLILFEEVDIIFDEDAGFLSAIKTFMATAKRPVILTTNDPTFSLMFDGSFEEINFRTPSLVNATSYLQTLCLAENLRTDGKDLAALLTTNNCDIRKCVLYLQFWVRSGGGCLKEKPLAHHGGEETSEAGDVIHSEHDDSKVDSSPGDDAHLQELPKCDTGCVETLLGLRNILLPSEDLFTFLKHKSTTVEEWNKLIQLLTEFQMKQVDFIYSNLELILPLPVQVLSNQSEASKSTLERTTTVSSKNRSTNSGCSGKSSPGKRSKKTKTQKRLDILDDSDLFDTELNYSSEFITLPLDSPVSGAEMNKKESKLLVNREEKGVKTKTSANEERSALVFQCLNSLTEFVENMSFLDCCVSTNTKEPLEFSREEEFHWTNAKIRNGLCDEFSIENTDWWSSQSSSEVKAAIEALSFHKCSVNISQNLESFLSTRKTPPSDQLEGLTLHVSNTRNGVSFSESADSSIHKKAQKRLAVIRTVFSRSPLNLGNKQASILEHLPTLRGICRSEKLKEQGKTKRRFLHYLEGIHLEIPRQMINGLSLDFP; translated from the exons ATGGTGGGCAGGGTCGCCGTGGCCGCCGCGGCCGCGTCCCCGCCGCTGCTCCTCGCCGGCGACGACGGTGGCGCTCAG CCGTGCAAGAAACGACGAGAGGAAGATGCTTCTGTCAAAACCATCACAAGGTATTTTTCACCATTAGCAAAACCAGTGGATAAAGCTTTGTCATCACCAAAACCCAACAATATCCTGGATTATTTTAAGAAGACATCTGTAACTGAGAAAGCCACATTGCCAGTTGGGGATGGAGAAGATAAACCAGTGCTGGATGCTGATGACAAAGACTGTAAGTCAGCTTTTAAACCATCTTTGAAGcgaaagagaaaagggaagaaagttAATTTAAATCATAAACTCAAAGAACCTGAGAATGACCATGAAATAGGAATTAGTAGTGATGACAGCAGAGTGGCAACAGGACTGCAACAAGACAGCAGTGACTTTATTGCTACCTGTACTCTAGTTGACCAAAAATGTGCAAGAGAATTAGCAGAAGATGATGTGGAAAGGGAGAACTTCTCAAATGCTGTCCTCTCCAGGAAAAATGCTAAAAACGCTGGTTCTGAAACAAATGGGTCAAAAAATAGGATAAGAAAATCAAGGAAAAGGAAGCACAAAGCAAATATGGATTTGTCTGAAAGCTTTTCATCTGAAAACCAGATGAATGAAACTTGTAAAAAGGAagctgaggaggagaaaaatacagTAGCAGAGAGTGATGCTGCTCCTGGTGATTCCAGTTTTGAGGTTCCTACGGATGATGGGACATCACAGGTAAATAATTGTATAATAACAGTGTCATTTGAGGACTTCTTGAAGAGTCAGGGAGAAAACAATGCTGAAGAAGACACAAAGCCAACAGTGGGCACTGGTGCTACAGCAAATGAAGGGGACAAAAGTGATGGTGTTCCTGAGCCAGAAAAGTGTGAGGAGTCTCAGCAGCTGCCACTCAGAACAGTCACTGTCCTGGCACAAGTTCACTCCATTCCCCCCAAGTTACCTCCCTTACACAAAGAGCAGAAAGGCTCCAGGAAAATAGCTTCCATTTTTTTGAAGCAGAAAGGACGtggaggggagaaggaaagcagCCCACCCCTCTTGGACTGTGAGCAAACTGAACAGGTGACTCAGAAAAGGAAATCTAACGTGGTTATTGAGGAAGAGGAGTTGGAGTTGGCTGTCCTAGAGACTGCAGGGATGGATTCTTTGAAGCCAAAATGCAGCCTGGAAGAAAAGCATCAGTTCATGAAGGCCTTTAGACAACCAACATCAGATGTAACAAAAAGTGGAGTTAAAAAGgcacctggaaaacaaaagcaagccTCTGCAAagctttccaaagaaaaagaaggaccTGAAGATGCCATTCCTTCAAATAAACAGTTAGAGGGTGGAATACCAGAAGATCATGTGGACAGATACACACATTCTAGCCCTAAAAGCAATAGAACTAAACCCAAAAGATCTAGAAAGGTtcagaaaaaaggaagcagGAGAAGAAAGGCCTCAGAAACTAAGGAGACTCCTGTCTCCAGCACCAGCAACTGTATGGGAGAAGTGGATTCAAGTGCTGACTTTCTCACTGTGGAAAACACCCCAGATGTAATAATTTTATCAAGTCCAAAAGTGAATAAGTTAAGGAGGAGTTTAAGGCAGCAGAAAATCCAAACATCCACAAATATTACAGCTAAAAAAGCCAGGATTAGAACTGCCCTTTCTGCAGATGAATTGAGTCCACTACAGGCTTCTACCCCAAAGGCAAGCAGGCAATCCTCCAAGAAAAGCAGCATGTACAGAGCTGAGGTGATCACTGTGCCCTGTGATGGAAACAGCCCAATAAG GATGAGGTTCACACGTATCAGTGCGGCTAAAAAATCAAACAGAGCTGGAGCAATGAAAAACGAAGAGTTTCACTCCAAAAATACAAAG ATAAACTCTGCTTCTAAAAACAGATGCAAAGCCAAGCAGCTGGTTGAGAAAGCCAAGGCTATACAGCAGAATAGATCAAAGGGGCATGAGGACTCCCCAGCTCCTGTGAGACGCTCGTCTCGCCAGCGAGCTCTCGCTGAGAGGAGAAAATCCCAGGACAGTGAT GAATCTGTAATAATTTTAGATTCCAGTGTGAGTAGTGTCACTACTACAGAGCAGAGTGTGAAGCCAAAGAAGCTTCGGAGCTTAAATGATGTTTTGGGGAAGAAGTCTAAAAACTTGAAGGTTGTGAAGAACTCAAAAG GGAAACTGGGATATCCAcctccctgcctgggcaggagTGCTCAGAACTCTGCAGGTGGACCAATTGTGATCTTTGATGAAAGCAG CCGAGATGCATCTGAAAACTCTCAGGATGATGATCAGTTCAGAGCAAAACGGGAATTCCTGATGAGTGGGTTGCCAGAGTCCCTGAAAAGACAGATTgcaaagaaagcagcagcaatggAAGCTTATTCTCTTGCAAGTTCCTGCTTTAAGACTGTTGTCCATGTGCAGCAGAAGGATGACT GTTGTCCAATGTGGAAATTGCAGTCACCATCCTGTCCTCTGGTAACTAAGCTGAGGGACCTGAATGCTGAAGTCACCAATGTCACAAAAATCACTCTCTCACTTGGTGAATTTTCCACTGTGAATTCAAAACGACCTGGAAATTGTTCTGCACCCGTG CTTTCAGGCCACCGACCAGTTTTCCCTGATCCATTCAGGAAGGATTTACTGGATGAGATCCTGTCTTCTAATTCTCAGTTTCCTGTGAAAAAACACTTCCGCAAGTTCCTGAGAAAGCAAACGGAGCACTTGGCTTTGGAAAACAGTCTGCAAG aaagcAGAGATGGGACTGCAAATTCTGAGGCAGATCAGAAACATCCTGACAACAGCAAGGAAActaagaggaaaaggaaagaaacagaagagcgcaaatcaaagagaagaaaacaaattgaaGGTACGGAGAGTGAAATAAAATCAAGAGTTTCCAGGAACCTTATTTCTCCTGtatctggagaaaaacaggCAGAGACAGGACAAACCACACATCTGGGGAGAAGCAAGACCCAGAAAGCAGAAGACACTGGATGTTTATCAGAGCCAAGTGCACTGTCAG GTGTTGAAAAGGAAGACACGCTCTGGACAGAAAAATATCAGCCTCAGGATTCCAGTGAACTTGTAGGGAACAAGAAAGAAATTGAAAGGCTGCACAG TTGGttaaaagaatggaaaaaaagagctgatttggaagaaaaaagaaaccagaaaggggaaaaagaggaCAAAGAGCATGAAG attccctgagcagccttgACTTCAAAGATAATAAATCTGATATTGAGGAAGAGACAAGCCTTTGCAACACAGTGCTGATAACTGGCCCTCCAGGAGTGGGGAAAACTGCTGCAGTGTATGCCTGTGCTCAGGAGCTTGGCTTTAAG ATCTTTGAGGTGAATGCCTCCTGCCAGCGCAGTGgcaggcagatcctgtcccagCTGAGAGAAGCTACTCAGTCTCATCAAGTGGACAAAAAAGGTGTCAATGCACACAAGCCTTGCTTTTTCAacagctgcagcactgccaagtcaCCAA AAAAAATGTATTCTCCGAAGAAAGTTATTTCACCAAGAAAACCACCCCTGTCACCAAAAGGAGCTGGTTTAAAACGAAACTTGGCCCCTAAAACTCTTGCCAACTACTTCAAAATCTCTTCCAAACATAAAGGAAGTGATGGAGAAGTaacagctgaggaaaaaaatagag GAAATACTCAGAATtcacttgaagaaaagaaagatgccCAGACTAAGTCAATAAGCaaggaagagggaggagaaCACAACAGGAAAAGTGCAACATCCCTCATTCTATTTGAAGAG GTGGATATAATATTTGATGAAGATGCAGGGTTCCTAAGTGCAATAAAGACATTCATGGCAACTGCAAAGAGACCTGTGATTCTGACCACCAATG ATCCAACTTTCAGCTTAATGTTTGATGGCTCTTTTGAAGAAATCAACTTCAGAACCCCTTCCCTG GTAAATGCCACCAGTTACCTGCAGACCCTGTGCCTGGCTGAGAACCTACGGACAGATGGGAAAGACTTGGCTGCTCTGCTGACCACAAATAACTGTGACATCCGAAAATGTGTTCTCTACTTACAGTTTTGGGTTAGAAGTGGAGGGGGATGCTTGAAGGAGAAACCCCTGGCACATCATG gaggagaggagacaaGTGAAGCAGGTGATGTAATTCATTCTGAACATGATGATTCCAAGGTGGATTCTTCTCCAGGTGATGATGCACATCTGCAGGAGCTTCCAAAATGTGACACAGGCTGTGTAGAGACGTTGCTTGGCCTTCGGAACATCCTGTTGCCTTCAGAAGACTTGTTTACATTTCTTAAG CACAAAAGCACAACCGTGGAGGAATGGAATAAATTAATACAGCTTCTCACAGAATTCCAGATGAAGCAAGTGGATTTTATATATAGTAATCTTGAACTTATCCTTCCCTTACCAGTGCAAGTTCTTTCAAACCAGTCTGAAGCCTCTAAGTCTACACTTGAAAGGACTACCACAGTTTCTTCAAAAAACAGGTCTACCAACAGTGGTTGCTCTGGGAAGAGTAGCCCTGGAAAAAGGTCTAAGAAGACAAAGACTCAGAAAAGGCTTGATATATTGGATGACAGTGACTTATTTGATACTGAACTGAACTATTCATCTGAATTCATAACTTTGCCATTGGATAGTCCTGTGTCAGGTgctgaaatgaataaaaaggaatcaaaattgTTGGtgaatagagaagaaaaaggagttaAAACTAAAACATCAGCAAATGAAGAAAGGTCTgctcttgtttttcagtgtctGAATTCACTGACTGAGTTTGTGGAAAACATGTCTTTCCTGGATTGCTGTGTAAGCACCAACACCAAGGAACCACTGGAGTTTTCCAGAGAGGAAGAATTTCATTGGACAAATGCCAAAATCAGAAATGGTCTTTGTGATGAATTCAGTATAGAAAATACTGATTGGTGGAGTTCCCAGAGCTCCAGTGAAGTAAAGGCAGCTATTGAAGCACTCAGTTTTCACAAGTGTTCTGTTAATATTTCACAAAACTTGGAATCCTTTTTGAGTACGAGGAAAACACCTCCAAGTGATCAGCTGGAGGGACTTACTTTGCATGTCTCAAACACAAGGAATGGTGTGTCCTTCAGTGAGTCAGCTGACTCAAG CATTCACAAAAAGGCACAGAAGAGGCTGGCTGTCATCAGAACTGTGTTTTCCAGAAGCCCTTTAAACCTGGGGAACAAGCAGGCCAGCATCCTGGAACACCTCCCCACGCTCCGCGGGATCTGTAGGTCTGAGAAGCTGAAAGAGCAAGGGAAGACTAAAAGAAG gttCTTGCATTATCTTGAAGGGATTCATCTCGAAATACCCAGACAAATGATAAATGGTCTGTCTTTGGACTTCCCTTAG
- the ATAD5 gene encoding ATPase family AAA domain-containing protein 5 isoform X2, translating to MVGRVAVAAAAASPPLLLAGDDGGAQPCKKRREEDASVKTITRYFSPLAKPVDKALSSPKPNNILDYFKKTSVTEKATLPVGDGEDKPVLDADDKDCKSAFKPSLKRKRKGKKVNLNHKLKEPENDHEIGISSDDSRVATGLQQDSSDFIATCTLVDQKCARELAEDDVERENFSNAVLSRKNAKNAGSETNGSKNRIRKSRKRKHKANMDLSESFSSENQMNETCKKEAEEEKNTVAESDAAPGDSSFEVPTDDGTSQVNNCIITVSFEDFLKSQGENNAEEDTKPTVGTGATANEGDKSDGVPEPEKCEESQQLPLRTVTVLAQVHSIPPKLPPLHKEQKGSRKIASIFLKQKGRGGEKESSPPLLDCEQTEQVTQKRKSNVVIEEEELELAVLETAGMDSLKPKCSLEEKHQFMKAFRQPTSDVTKSGVKKAPGKQKQASAKLSKEKEGPEDAIPSNKQLEGGIPEDHVDRYTHSSPKSNRTKPKRSRKVQKKGSRRRKASETKETPVSSTSNCMGEVDSSADFLTVENTPDVIILSSPKVNKLRRSLRQQKIQTSTNITAKKARIRTALSADELSPLQASTPKASRQSSKKSSMYRAEVITVPCDGNSPIRMRFTRISAAKKSNRAGAMKNEEFHSKNTKINSASKNRCKAKQLVEKAKAIQQNRSKGHEDSPAPVRRSSRQRALAERRKSQDSDESVIILDSSVSSVTTTEQSVKPKKLRSLNDVLGKKSKNLKVVKNSKGKLGYPPPCLGRSAQNSAGGPIVIFDESSRDASENSQDDDQFRAKREFLMSGLPESLKRQIAKKAAAMEAYSLASSCFKTVVHVQQKDDCCPMWKLQSPSCPLVTKLRDLNAEVTNVTKITLSLGEFSTVNSKRPGNCSAPVLSGHRPVFPDPFRKDLLDEILSSNSQFPVKKHFRKFLRKQTEHLALENSLQESRDGTANSEADQKHPDNSKETKRKRKETEERKSKRRKQIEGTESEIKSRVSRNLISPVSGEKQAETGQTTHLGRSKTQKAEDTGCLSEPSALSGVEKEDTLWTEKYQPQDSSELVGNKKEIERLHSWLKEWKKRADLEEKRNQKGEKEDKEHEDSLSSLDFKDNKSDIEEETSLCNTVLITGPPGVGKTAAVYACAQELGFKIFEVNASCQRSGRQILSQLREATQSHQVDKKGVNAHKPCFFNSCSTAKSPKKMYSPKKVISPRKPPLSPKGAGLKRNLAPKTLANYFKISSKHKGSDGEVTAEEKNRGNTQNSLEEKKDAQTKSISKEEGGEHNRKSATSLILFEEVDIIFDEDAGFLSAIKTFMATAKRPVILTTNDPTFSLMFDGSFEEINFRTPSLVNATSYLQTLCLAENLRTDGKDLAALLTTNNCDIRKCVLYLQFWVRSGGGCLKEKPLAHHGDDAHLQELPKCDTGCVETLLGLRNILLPSEDLFTFLKHKSTTVEEWNKLIQLLTEFQMKQVDFIYSNLELILPLPVQVLSNQSEASKSTLERTTTVSSKNRSTNSGCSGKSSPGKRSKKTKTQKRLDILDDSDLFDTELNYSSEFITLPLDSPVSGAEMNKKESKLLVNREEKGVKTKTSANEERSALVFQCLNSLTEFVENMSFLDCCVSTNTKEPLEFSREEEFHWTNAKIRNGLCDEFSIENTDWWSSQSSSEVKAAIEALSFHKCSVNISQNLESFLSTRKTPPSDQLEGLTLHVSNTRNGVSFSESADSSIHKKAQKRLAVIRTVFSRSPLNLGNKQASILEHLPTLRGICRSEKLKEQGKTKRRFLHYLEGIHLEIPRQMINGLSLDFP from the exons ATGGTGGGCAGGGTCGCCGTGGCCGCCGCGGCCGCGTCCCCGCCGCTGCTCCTCGCCGGCGACGACGGTGGCGCTCAG CCGTGCAAGAAACGACGAGAGGAAGATGCTTCTGTCAAAACCATCACAAGGTATTTTTCACCATTAGCAAAACCAGTGGATAAAGCTTTGTCATCACCAAAACCCAACAATATCCTGGATTATTTTAAGAAGACATCTGTAACTGAGAAAGCCACATTGCCAGTTGGGGATGGAGAAGATAAACCAGTGCTGGATGCTGATGACAAAGACTGTAAGTCAGCTTTTAAACCATCTTTGAAGcgaaagagaaaagggaagaaagttAATTTAAATCATAAACTCAAAGAACCTGAGAATGACCATGAAATAGGAATTAGTAGTGATGACAGCAGAGTGGCAACAGGACTGCAACAAGACAGCAGTGACTTTATTGCTACCTGTACTCTAGTTGACCAAAAATGTGCAAGAGAATTAGCAGAAGATGATGTGGAAAGGGAGAACTTCTCAAATGCTGTCCTCTCCAGGAAAAATGCTAAAAACGCTGGTTCTGAAACAAATGGGTCAAAAAATAGGATAAGAAAATCAAGGAAAAGGAAGCACAAAGCAAATATGGATTTGTCTGAAAGCTTTTCATCTGAAAACCAGATGAATGAAACTTGTAAAAAGGAagctgaggaggagaaaaatacagTAGCAGAGAGTGATGCTGCTCCTGGTGATTCCAGTTTTGAGGTTCCTACGGATGATGGGACATCACAGGTAAATAATTGTATAATAACAGTGTCATTTGAGGACTTCTTGAAGAGTCAGGGAGAAAACAATGCTGAAGAAGACACAAAGCCAACAGTGGGCACTGGTGCTACAGCAAATGAAGGGGACAAAAGTGATGGTGTTCCTGAGCCAGAAAAGTGTGAGGAGTCTCAGCAGCTGCCACTCAGAACAGTCACTGTCCTGGCACAAGTTCACTCCATTCCCCCCAAGTTACCTCCCTTACACAAAGAGCAGAAAGGCTCCAGGAAAATAGCTTCCATTTTTTTGAAGCAGAAAGGACGtggaggggagaaggaaagcagCCCACCCCTCTTGGACTGTGAGCAAACTGAACAGGTGACTCAGAAAAGGAAATCTAACGTGGTTATTGAGGAAGAGGAGTTGGAGTTGGCTGTCCTAGAGACTGCAGGGATGGATTCTTTGAAGCCAAAATGCAGCCTGGAAGAAAAGCATCAGTTCATGAAGGCCTTTAGACAACCAACATCAGATGTAACAAAAAGTGGAGTTAAAAAGgcacctggaaaacaaaagcaagccTCTGCAAagctttccaaagaaaaagaaggaccTGAAGATGCCATTCCTTCAAATAAACAGTTAGAGGGTGGAATACCAGAAGATCATGTGGACAGATACACACATTCTAGCCCTAAAAGCAATAGAACTAAACCCAAAAGATCTAGAAAGGTtcagaaaaaaggaagcagGAGAAGAAAGGCCTCAGAAACTAAGGAGACTCCTGTCTCCAGCACCAGCAACTGTATGGGAGAAGTGGATTCAAGTGCTGACTTTCTCACTGTGGAAAACACCCCAGATGTAATAATTTTATCAAGTCCAAAAGTGAATAAGTTAAGGAGGAGTTTAAGGCAGCAGAAAATCCAAACATCCACAAATATTACAGCTAAAAAAGCCAGGATTAGAACTGCCCTTTCTGCAGATGAATTGAGTCCACTACAGGCTTCTACCCCAAAGGCAAGCAGGCAATCCTCCAAGAAAAGCAGCATGTACAGAGCTGAGGTGATCACTGTGCCCTGTGATGGAAACAGCCCAATAAG GATGAGGTTCACACGTATCAGTGCGGCTAAAAAATCAAACAGAGCTGGAGCAATGAAAAACGAAGAGTTTCACTCCAAAAATACAAAG ATAAACTCTGCTTCTAAAAACAGATGCAAAGCCAAGCAGCTGGTTGAGAAAGCCAAGGCTATACAGCAGAATAGATCAAAGGGGCATGAGGACTCCCCAGCTCCTGTGAGACGCTCGTCTCGCCAGCGAGCTCTCGCTGAGAGGAGAAAATCCCAGGACAGTGAT GAATCTGTAATAATTTTAGATTCCAGTGTGAGTAGTGTCACTACTACAGAGCAGAGTGTGAAGCCAAAGAAGCTTCGGAGCTTAAATGATGTTTTGGGGAAGAAGTCTAAAAACTTGAAGGTTGTGAAGAACTCAAAAG GGAAACTGGGATATCCAcctccctgcctgggcaggagTGCTCAGAACTCTGCAGGTGGACCAATTGTGATCTTTGATGAAAGCAG CCGAGATGCATCTGAAAACTCTCAGGATGATGATCAGTTCAGAGCAAAACGGGAATTCCTGATGAGTGGGTTGCCAGAGTCCCTGAAAAGACAGATTgcaaagaaagcagcagcaatggAAGCTTATTCTCTTGCAAGTTCCTGCTTTAAGACTGTTGTCCATGTGCAGCAGAAGGATGACT GTTGTCCAATGTGGAAATTGCAGTCACCATCCTGTCCTCTGGTAACTAAGCTGAGGGACCTGAATGCTGAAGTCACCAATGTCACAAAAATCACTCTCTCACTTGGTGAATTTTCCACTGTGAATTCAAAACGACCTGGAAATTGTTCTGCACCCGTG CTTTCAGGCCACCGACCAGTTTTCCCTGATCCATTCAGGAAGGATTTACTGGATGAGATCCTGTCTTCTAATTCTCAGTTTCCTGTGAAAAAACACTTCCGCAAGTTCCTGAGAAAGCAAACGGAGCACTTGGCTTTGGAAAACAGTCTGCAAG aaagcAGAGATGGGACTGCAAATTCTGAGGCAGATCAGAAACATCCTGACAACAGCAAGGAAActaagaggaaaaggaaagaaacagaagagcgcaaatcaaagagaagaaaacaaattgaaGGTACGGAGAGTGAAATAAAATCAAGAGTTTCCAGGAACCTTATTTCTCCTGtatctggagaaaaacaggCAGAGACAGGACAAACCACACATCTGGGGAGAAGCAAGACCCAGAAAGCAGAAGACACTGGATGTTTATCAGAGCCAAGTGCACTGTCAG GTGTTGAAAAGGAAGACACGCTCTGGACAGAAAAATATCAGCCTCAGGATTCCAGTGAACTTGTAGGGAACAAGAAAGAAATTGAAAGGCTGCACAG TTGGttaaaagaatggaaaaaaagagctgatttggaagaaaaaagaaaccagaaaggggaaaaagaggaCAAAGAGCATGAAG attccctgagcagccttgACTTCAAAGATAATAAATCTGATATTGAGGAAGAGACAAGCCTTTGCAACACAGTGCTGATAACTGGCCCTCCAGGAGTGGGGAAAACTGCTGCAGTGTATGCCTGTGCTCAGGAGCTTGGCTTTAAG ATCTTTGAGGTGAATGCCTCCTGCCAGCGCAGTGgcaggcagatcctgtcccagCTGAGAGAAGCTACTCAGTCTCATCAAGTGGACAAAAAAGGTGTCAATGCACACAAGCCTTGCTTTTTCAacagctgcagcactgccaagtcaCCAA AAAAAATGTATTCTCCGAAGAAAGTTATTTCACCAAGAAAACCACCCCTGTCACCAAAAGGAGCTGGTTTAAAACGAAACTTGGCCCCTAAAACTCTTGCCAACTACTTCAAAATCTCTTCCAAACATAAAGGAAGTGATGGAGAAGTaacagctgaggaaaaaaatagag GAAATACTCAGAATtcacttgaagaaaagaaagatgccCAGACTAAGTCAATAAGCaaggaagagggaggagaaCACAACAGGAAAAGTGCAACATCCCTCATTCTATTTGAAGAG GTGGATATAATATTTGATGAAGATGCAGGGTTCCTAAGTGCAATAAAGACATTCATGGCAACTGCAAAGAGACCTGTGATTCTGACCACCAATG ATCCAACTTTCAGCTTAATGTTTGATGGCTCTTTTGAAGAAATCAACTTCAGAACCCCTTCCCTG GTAAATGCCACCAGTTACCTGCAGACCCTGTGCCTGGCTGAGAACCTACGGACAGATGGGAAAGACTTGGCTGCTCTGCTGACCACAAATAACTGTGACATCCGAAAATGTGTTCTCTACTTACAGTTTTGGGTTAGAAGTGGAGGGGGATGCTTGAAGGAGAAACCCCTGGCACATCATG GTGATGATGCACATCTGCAGGAGCTTCCAAAATGTGACACAGGCTGTGTAGAGACGTTGCTTGGCCTTCGGAACATCCTGTTGCCTTCAGAAGACTTGTTTACATTTCTTAAG CACAAAAGCACAACCGTGGAGGAATGGAATAAATTAATACAGCTTCTCACAGAATTCCAGATGAAGCAAGTGGATTTTATATATAGTAATCTTGAACTTATCCTTCCCTTACCAGTGCAAGTTCTTTCAAACCAGTCTGAAGCCTCTAAGTCTACACTTGAAAGGACTACCACAGTTTCTTCAAAAAACAGGTCTACCAACAGTGGTTGCTCTGGGAAGAGTAGCCCTGGAAAAAGGTCTAAGAAGACAAAGACTCAGAAAAGGCTTGATATATTGGATGACAGTGACTTATTTGATACTGAACTGAACTATTCATCTGAATTCATAACTTTGCCATTGGATAGTCCTGTGTCAGGTgctgaaatgaataaaaaggaatcaaaattgTTGGtgaatagagaagaaaaaggagttaAAACTAAAACATCAGCAAATGAAGAAAGGTCTgctcttgtttttcagtgtctGAATTCACTGACTGAGTTTGTGGAAAACATGTCTTTCCTGGATTGCTGTGTAAGCACCAACACCAAGGAACCACTGGAGTTTTCCAGAGAGGAAGAATTTCATTGGACAAATGCCAAAATCAGAAATGGTCTTTGTGATGAATTCAGTATAGAAAATACTGATTGGTGGAGTTCCCAGAGCTCCAGTGAAGTAAAGGCAGCTATTGAAGCACTCAGTTTTCACAAGTGTTCTGTTAATATTTCACAAAACTTGGAATCCTTTTTGAGTACGAGGAAAACACCTCCAAGTGATCAGCTGGAGGGACTTACTTTGCATGTCTCAAACACAAGGAATGGTGTGTCCTTCAGTGAGTCAGCTGACTCAAG CATTCACAAAAAGGCACAGAAGAGGCTGGCTGTCATCAGAACTGTGTTTTCCAGAAGCCCTTTAAACCTGGGGAACAAGCAGGCCAGCATCCTGGAACACCTCCCCACGCTCCGCGGGATCTGTAGGTCTGAGAAGCTGAAAGAGCAAGGGAAGACTAAAAGAAG gttCTTGCATTATCTTGAAGGGATTCATCTCGAAATACCCAGACAAATGATAAATGGTCTGTCTTTGGACTTCCCTTAG